atagtgTCACATGTTCACACAATCATGCATTCTGTATCCTTCAATAACTGCTTCAATGAAAGCAAAAAACCGGAGtcgcaaaaaaaaataaaaaattcaaacgCATACATAAACTAACACTCATGCTCATTCACACTGGAATCCATATTACACACACTACaggtaaaacaaacaacagcATGTGATTGGTGGTGATTTCAGTCCCATGTGACTAACAACATGTTCCAGATCTAGATTTGGATGGCTGTGGTTTAGTGTGGGAGGAACTAAACATACATTTACAAGACCTTCTGCATGTTTGAAGGCTGGGGCATGCTGGGAGAGAAAGAAGAGAAAGATCTCCACCTAACAACCACCGTCCAAACCCACAATTCAACATCCagagaataaaaatacattatcatACAAACTAACCTGCTGAAATAAACATAAGAGAAGACATGTAAGATATTTCTCTAGGAAGACCCTTGAGGTATTGCTTGCGTACAGTCTGGGTTCTTCAGATATAACATCAGAcacaaaaaagtgaaagtgaaagtgaaaaaaacacagcaaaagcaaaagtaaaaatggaacagcaaacaaaatgaaagtgaaagtaaaaaagaaacaaaggaaaaatagaaaacaaaatcagtaaaataaaacagtaaaaatccAAAAACTAACcaagtcaaaataaaacagtaaaaatcaaactttaaaaaaagaaaggaaaaacccCCATAAAaatcccaaaaataaaaaaatcaaataagtTAATTAGGTAATTGGTTTTTGAAGTTTgctttttgtattattaaatgtagcaAAAATATAGGAATTAGAAGCATAACCGCAGTGACTCGCACTCTGAAGCATTAGGGGGAGGAGTCATCAGTCACATGACAATCAAGACTCAAGTGATTGGCTCAGTTCTGGAACCATGTGCCCATTAAACAAAGATGGCTGCAACCAGGCTGTGTGCTTCCAGAGACAGCATGCACAACAACGTTTAAAATTAAGTTATATGTTTTCAGAGATATAAGAACTGCTTGGGTTATTTAAagatttgattattttgatcTATAATTtctaaacagacaaaaaaaaataataataatacacagcTGACACCAAACAAGATGTGTGAGTGTTAGTTGTGACTTTTTCTTCAAACTCGCGTTTGAAACTCAATCAAGAAGATGATCATAAATCCTGCTCTGACCTTCTGGAAATCTTAAACAAAGTAATGCCAATATTTTTTGTGCCTATATACACGATTGATTGAAAtcagtgctgggtagtaactgattatcTTTACATctgtattaaaaattaaatactttatattgttttaaaatactcaGACTACAGTCACTTTAGTATAgattaaatattcacaaaatgGCAGTAAactattcataatttattaattctcCTTAATAATCCACTATTTACAGACATCATTTCACTTTTAAGAAGCGTTTTCTCAATATTGCATGTCTAATCACCTCCtgatatattaattattatttaaataatcactCAGTGAGTCATTTAACCTTTTtagtgctttgtttttttttgtcaaactctgacttaatatattttaatatattaataagtcTCCCTGAGATTTTAGGTGGATTAAGTCAATAAggaacacatttgcatgttcacgttctctgatgttggttaatggtcacaagtgtttttattttaaaactattggTTTATTTAACAGTTTCTTCACAAACCTCAGTTTTGGAAACCCTAATGTAGTGTTTATCTGTGTACAATTTATGTAATGAGACTTATTCTATTTGTGTTTTTACATCAATATGGTATAAAATTATCCTATGTAAAAGTTAGGTCATctagtaatctaaaagtaatcaaagaGTAATCCGattacattacataaaatatgtaatCTAACAgattactaactacaattttttttttccatgtaacTTAGTAGCAAACTACAATTtctaagtaatctacccagcactggtTAAATGATAGCTTATAAGTTGTTTCTGTACTACACATCATTAGTTAGGGTTAGTGAACATTCGTGACCCTGGAGagcaaaaccagtcttaaattgcacggttatatttgtagcaatagccaaaaatacatcgtatcgatcaaaaaaaaaaaaaatcattaggatattaagttaaGATAATGttgcatgaagatattttgtaaatttcctactgtaaatatatcaaaacttaatttttgattagtaatatgcattgctaagaacttcatttggacaactttaaaggagattttctcaatattttgatttttttgagtTGTATCTccgccaaatattgtccgatcataacaaaccatacatcaatgattatttattcagctttccgatgatgtataaatctcaatttccaaaaattgacccttatgactggttttgtggtccagggtcacatttgagaCGTGTTCCTCAGCAGTCCTAGTTTGCGTAGTGCATCACGTCTGGCCTCATCTGTGGTTCCTCGGCCAGAAAACTGCACCGTTACTCCCTGAGTGCGGAAGGACGGCTTTGGCAAAGATTTGCGGCGTAACTCCGGGGACAGCGGAGCGGGGCGCGACCCGGTGGGACTCAGCGGACTTTGGTGGCGCGGTGGTTTTGGAGCCGGAGCGGGCGGCTGCTTCACGGGCGCTTCGGAGTGCCACGTTTTCCTCTTGGGTAAGTTTTCATTTGAAGTCCTGTTTGAGCTGGAGTTTTCCTCTTTTACTGGGGTGATGGTCTTGGTTTGGGTGCGATGGTTTGGCTGGGATGGAGTCATGACTCGCGATCTGCCACCGTAGTTGTTTCTATGAATCTCCGAAGACTCTGTTTTGGGCGCTGAAGATGAGAGGCACTCGCTCCTGAAGGACATCGTGGGGTTTAATGTGATGCTCTTACCGCCATAGCCGTTAAAATCACTGTGCGTGACTTCGGCACTCGTCAAAGTTGGTGCAGGGCTAGATTTGGTTTGGCAGTGGTTTGTAGTGTCTATCGCGCGGACGGTGCTGCTAGTGCTAGTGCTAGTGCTAGTGTTAGCTGGATTGGTCATGTTGACTGTGGTGCTGGTCTTGGCGTTTTCCGAATCCCTCGGAAATGATTGCATGACGGATTGCGCTCGCCTCTGAGCGAGTCCGAGCTTCGAAAGCGCCTCCATCCTAGACTTATCTGGTGTCGGATCTCGAAACGAAATGCTCCGCATGGGAAGGTTGCGCACACAGGCTGGTTCTCCGCCGTCCATAGGGTGCGCCGGGCCGGTGAGGTTAGTGAGCATCTGCGCCCGGCGCTCCTGAACGCTGACGGCTTCGGTGGCGATCGAGTGGGGAATGTGTTCGCGGCTGCTCCGCAACATGCCGACGCTGTCGGGGAGACGCGTGGGTTTGGTGTGGGTCGGAGGGCCGTGTTTGGCCGAGGGGTTCGTCGGTAACTCTAGACTGCATCTGCGCTGGAGCAGCTGCGACGCAGACATGCCTCTGGCTCCCTGGTGCTCGGCGATCTTGCTGGCGATTACAACCGGAGTGGGAACTGAACCTGCGGGCGGCAGGTGTCCAAATTCCTCTTGCGGCCCATCTGGGACGTCCAGGTCACGTTTTGGCTTCAGTTCAAAATGGGTCTCTGGGGGTACAGTCAGCTCTTGGAAATCTGACAAGGcaaacacatttacaattaaattaatggACCGCTGATGGTGCAAAAACAATCTTGTGTAATGACAACACGATGTATAAATGTGTCTCTTAATACAGgatataatgttaatttaatagatctgagctaacatgaactaacaatgaacaggtGATTACAACCAGTGTCAGAAtcaactaacattaacaaagattaatacatACTATAACAAACTGCTGATCAATGTGAATGTTACTTCATTAATATTAAGTAACAGGACCTTATTGTATTACCCAAGTTTTACCAAAAAGCAtgcaacaaaatgactaaaactaattttgttaatttGTAACTACAGACAAATAGAACacaaaaagatttaaaagaacataaacattagttatttaatgttttatttgttagggATACAATAAacagatgaaactgaaataatagtCATCCCATGCATGTACCATAGAGCTTGTAGCCGAAGCTAATTTGCAACACTTGTCCCTAGGAGGGATTTTATAAATTACTGTTACAAGTATACAGTTCTTGTATACTTTGGTTATGTTTGCAATACCATACTAACATCCTACTCATGCTATGTTTACACGGTATTCATATATAACTGTCACAGTATGCAAATTATACGCATACAATTCCCTCTCTGCTAAACAACTTCATTTTGTGCATTTAGTCTATGATAAAAAACTGCCAAATGGGGAGATGCATGTTTTTCattggattttttacatttttatgatgacAACTGGGCCTCGCCTGCAGAATACAGCATGCATTTGACGACAATGCTTTATTATAGTGCTTTTATCTttgcataatgcattttgttttgaaaatagaAGTACTATATAGTGTGTGCTGTGTCGTTGCTAACTTTTCAGAGCACAGTTTTTTGCATGATTAGGATGAATTGGAATGTTTTCTGTGGTTTATattgagttgttgttttttcggATACCTGGCATGACGGGCAGCGTGTCCCTCTGTTTGCTGGGATCGGGCATAGGGTGCACCAGGTCAATGATGTCAAGATCTACAGGGCTGGGATGTCGAGCTGTAGTGTATGCGGCTGGACGCTCCGCCGCAAGCCTGTGCTCGCCTGCGGATATTCCCGTCCTCTCATCGTCCTCCTCCAGGGAGCCGATGGTCTCCTCGAAGAACAAAATACACTCCCGCTCCTCCAGACTGAGGAACCGCAGATCATCATCCTAGAAAAAGAGACGAGGTGTCAAGTAATGTacactgtttttgcaaatgttttttggtttctgctcaccaaggctgcattgatcaaaaatgcattaaaaattttgaaatattattgtaatttaaaatagctgttttctatgtgaagagatgttcaaatgtaatttattgctgtgaattttcagcatcattactccagtcttcagtgtcaaaatccttcagaaatcattctaatatgctgatttgctgctcaagaaacagttctgattattatcaatgttgaaaacagttgtgctgcacaatatttttgtggaaaccgtgatgcattttatttttcaggattcacagatgaatagaaagttcaaaagaacggcatttaattcaaatagaaatgttttgaaacagtATAAatctctttactgtcacttttgatcagtttaatgcgtctttactgaataaaataagcatatatatatatatatatatatataaaattattattatttttttttaaatcttacttctacaaaacttttgaatggcaatGTATCActattcccacaaaaatatgaagtggagtgaacttgaactaaaataatatataataaagacatataatattatatatgaatatataaatactaaatgaatattagaaatgttgccttggcttgactaactgtaaataaataaactaaaattgaaatataaatagtaatattaaatagatttttttaaataatcattgataataataagaaatgtttcttgagttaACAGTAACCGTCCATTACAGCTGCACAATTCATCCAAATAAAACCGAAATTGCAATTATTGAACCCCCCCCAATAATGCATTCCTGTTCAAAAGATTTGCAAAATTGTTCCCCAAACTATTCACGAgttgatgaaaaacaaataattcaatcataatataaacaaacctatatttttaaactaaaaacaaatcataatgtcacatgatcataaTGTAAAATGAGACAATTAACAGACATGCTAATATGTTGTTCAGCAGACAAAAATGTTTGGGAATCTCTGGTTTAACTTGTTTATGATGTTGCGTTATGCTCATTCCAATCTACACGACCTACACGAAAGTCTGAATGACTTAATTTGTCTCCCACAATCATAAACCTGTTTATTTTAAgtctattatttaaaataatttaaatattaacccAAAATCGGCAACACTTTTACCCGTTACCTTAAAATCTAATATTTAGCTGACGAAATAGTTTGGGAATCTCTAGTGTGTTAATGACGTGATGCATTATGCACTGTAATCTACACGACTGAATTAGTTTCCCATAATCTTAAGATCTGTTGATTTAAATGCATGTGCTCTGTGACCTCCAGAGATCAATCGGCTGTGTTTCAGAGGTTGACCCCTTGCTGAAGTGCCTCTCCCTGCTCAAACAGCAGAACACAGACTCCACTCACGCTCTcgctcaggtgtgtgtgtgtg
The sequence above is drawn from the Onychostoma macrolepis isolate SWU-2019 chromosome 04, ASM1243209v1, whole genome shotgun sequence genome and encodes:
- the LOC131539042 gene encoding proline and serine-rich protein 2, with product MDVHMHKSRTLHYGLNDSPDDDLRFLSLEERECILFFEETIGSLEEDDERTGISAGEHRLAAERPAAYTTARHPSPVDLDIIDLVHPMPDPSKQRDTLPVMPDFQELTVPPETHFELKPKRDLDVPDGPQEEFGHLPPAGSVPTPVVIASKIAEHQGARGMSASQLLQRRCSLELPTNPSAKHGPPTHTKPTRLPDSVGMLRSSREHIPHSIATEAVSVQERRAQMLTNLTGPAHPMDGGEPACVRNLPMRSISFRDPTPDKSRMEALSKLGLAQRRAQSVMQSFPRDSENAKTSTTVNMTNPANTSTSTSTSSTVRAIDTTNHCQTKSSPAPTLTSAEVTHSDFNGYGGKSITLNPTMSFRSECLSSSAPKTESSEIHRNNYGGRSRVMTPSQPNHRTQTKTITPVKEENSSSNRTSNENLPKRKTWHSEAPVKQPPAPAPKPPRHQSPLSPTGSRPAPLSPELRRKSLPKPSFRTQGVTVQFSGRGTTDEARRDALRKLGLLRNTSQM